The Paramisgurnus dabryanus chromosome 3, PD_genome_1.1, whole genome shotgun sequence genome includes a window with the following:
- the med25 gene encoding mediator of RNA polymerase II transcription subunit 25 isoform X3: protein MVTHMDPTSKSGLNQVSDVVFVIEGTANLGPYFESLRKNYILPTIEYFNGGPPAETDFGGDYGGTQYGLVVFNTVDCAPESYVQCHAPTSSAFEFVSWIDSIQFMGGGAESCSLIAEGLSVALQLFDDFKKMREQIGQTHKVCVLLCNSPPYLLPAVESVSYTGCTADSLVQIIRDRGINFSVIAPRKLPALRSLFERASSVAGPPESAHPDYSQDPFHMVLVRGIALPVASGGGGSGAVSLKPVLPPQALPVSQSPLGTAAQGPPQISSALTYQANPSLNAAHSAAQMALEAANQQQKIRFPQLANPPFSQSAGLNPGKPSLSTVTTVSPPVLTQQQVPPQQPQQPPQVQPPGPPAPNQQPPQAPQPQPTNQTPPPSQPGMPAVPAPQPGVQQGVANKVVAWSGVLEWQEPKASSMDSNTKLTRSLPCQVQVSQGENLNTDQWPQKLIMQLIPQQLLTTLGPLFRNSRMVQFLFTNKDVESLKGLYRIMANGFAGCVHFPHSAPCEVRVLMLLYSSRKRIFMGLIPNDQSGFVNGIRQVITNHKQVQQHRSMNNAAQMQPGQVPPNQNFLNRPPGPIPVTHGNVQQQSVVVGLPSVSQVTLMEDQQRQNNMLRAVATGNQQPPVGGAPPNQVTQGQAQAPGGMLRLTNPGANPQLRSLLLSQQQPQGGLQGMQGMHPIQQMGHQAPGGGPQMQPQWRQSHQGQMMMPTGPRGPVAQNPGMQPVSSVMEDEILRDLL, encoded by the exons ATGGTGACCCATATGGACCCCACGTCTAAGTCTGGATTGAATCAGGTGTCAGATGTGGTATTTGTCATAGAGGGAACTGCAAATCTTGGTCCATATTTTGAATCACTCAGAAAGAATTACATACTACCAACTATAGA ATATTTTAATGGAGGACCACCTGCTGAAACAGATTTTGGAGGAGAT TATGGTGGTACCCAGTATGGATTGGTGGTCTTCAACACAGTGGATTGTGCTCCAGAGTCTTACGTCCAGTGTCACGCCCCAACCAGCTCCGCTTTCGAGTTTGTCTCCTGGATTGACAGCATTCA GTTCATGGGAGGTGGAGCAGAAAGCTGCAGTCTCATAGCCGAGGGTCTTTCTGTGGCCCTTCAGCTGTTTGATGACTTCAAAAAGATGAGGGAGCAAAT tgGTCAGACTCACAAGGTTTGTGTATTGCTGTGTAATTCTCCTCCATACTTACTACCAGCCGTGGAGAGCGTCAGCTACACAGGCTGCACTGCAGACAGCCTGGTCCAGATCATACGCGAT CGGGGGATCAATTTTTCTGTTATTGCCCCCCGGAAACTTCCAGCACTTCGATCTCTATTTGAGCGAGCGTCCTCTGTAGCAGGGCCTCCAGAATCCGCACATCCCGACTACAGCCAAGACCCCTTTCACATGGTGTTAGTAAGGGGCATTGCACTTCCAG TAGCTTCTGGAGGAGGAGGTTCTGGCGCAGTTTCCCTTAAACCTGTCTTGCCACCCCAGGCTCTGCCTGTGTCCCAATCTCCTCTGGGAACTGCAGCCCAGGGTCCTCCTCAAATAAGTTCAGCTCTTACATACCAG GCAAACCCCTCTCTAAACGCGGCCCATAGTGCAGCACAGATGGCACTAGAAGCAGCCAATCAGCAGCAGAAGATTCGAT TCCCACAATTGGCAAATCCTCCCTTCAGTCAATCCGCAGGTCTAAACCCTGGTAAACCCAGTCTATCCACAGTTACCACAGTGTCACCACCAGTGTTAACGCAGCAACAAGTTCCACCACAGCAGCCGCAGCAGCCACCACAAGTACAGCCCCCGGGCCCGCCTGCACCCAATCAGCAGCCACCTCAGGCCCCTCAACCACAGCCTACCAATCAGACGCCGCCACCATCTCAGCCTGGCATG ccTGCTGTACCAGCGCCTCAGCCGGGAGTGCAGCAGGGTGTTGCCAACAAAGTTGTGGCATGGAGTGGGGTTCTAGAGTGGCAAGAG CCCAAGGCTTCATCCATGGACTCCAATACCAAACTGACACGCTCCCTGCCCTGCCAGGTTCAAGTCAGTCAAGGAGAGAATCT AAACACAGACCAGTGGCCACAGAAACTAATCATGCAGCTTATCCCTCAGCAGCTTTTG ACTACCCTAGGTCCTCTGTTCAGAAACTCACGTATGGTGCAGTTTCTTTTCACCAATAAAGATGTGGAGTCTTTGAAGGGGCTGTATCGCATTATGGCCAATGGATTT gctGGCTGTGTACACTTCCCTCACAGTGCACCGTGTGAGGTGCGCGTGCTGATGCTGCTATACTCATCTAGGAAGAGGATCTTCATGGGACTCATTCCTAATGACCAGAGCGGATTCGTCAATGGCATTCGACAGGTTATCACCAATCACAAACAAGTACAGCAGCACCGCTCG ATGAACAACGCAGCTCAGATGCAACCAGGGCAGGTCCCGCCCAATCAGAATTTCCTCAACAGACCGCCGGGTCCCATCCCCGTAACGCATGGCAACGTGCAACAGCAG TCTGTGGTGGTGGGCTTACCCTCCGTCAGTCAAGTCACACTGATGGAGGACCAGCAGAGACAAAACAACATG CTGAGAGCAGTAGCCACAGGAAACCAGCAGCCACCGGTTGGTGGTGCCCCACCCAATCAAGTAACACAAGGTCAAGCCCAGGCTCCTGGTGGCATGCTCCGCCTCACAAACCCAGGAGCAAACCCTCAACTCCGGAGCCTCCTCCTTAGCCAACAGCAACCT CAGGGTGGGCTGCAGGGTATGCAGGGCATGCACCCTATCCAGCAGATGGGTCATCAAGCACCAGGAGGAGGCCCTCAGATGCAGCCCCAGTGGAGACAGTCTCACCAAG GTCAAATGATGATGCCTACAGGTCCACGAGGTCCAGTCGCACAGAATCCTGGGATGCAACCGGTGTCCAGTGTCATGGAGGATGAAATTCTTAGGGATCTTCTTTAA
- the med25 gene encoding mediator of RNA polymerase II transcription subunit 25 isoform X5, which yields MVTHMDPTSKSGLNQVSDVVFVIEGTANLGPYFESLRKNYILPTIEYFNGGPPAETDFGGDYGGTQYGLVVFNTVDCAPESYVQCHAPTSSAFEFVSWIDSIQFMGGGAESCSLIAEGLSVALQLFDDFKKMREQIGQTHKVCVLLCNSPPYLLPAVESVSYTGCTADSLVQIIRDRGINFSVIAPRKLPALRSLFERASSVAGPPESAHPDYSQDPFHMVLVRGIALPVASGGGGSGAVSLKPVLPPQALPVSQSPLGTAAQGPPQISSALTYQANPSLNAAHSAAQMALEAANQQQKIRFPQLANPPFSQSAGLNPGKPSLSTVTTVSPPVLTQQQVPPQQPQQPPQVQPPGPPAPNQQPPQAPQPQPTNQTPPPSQPGMPAVPAPQPGVQQGVANKVVAWSGVLEWQEKPKASSMDSNTKLTRSLPCQVQVSQGENLNTDQWPQKLIMQLIPQQLLTTLGPLFRNSRMVQFLFTNKDVESLKGLYRIMANGFAGCVHFPHSAPCEVRVLMLLYSSRKRIFMGLIPNDQSGFVNGIRQVITNHKQVQQHRSMNNAAQMQPGQVPPNQNFLNRPPGPIPVTHGNVQQQLRAVATGNQQPPVGGAPPNQVTQGQAQAPGGMLRLTNPGANPQLRSLLLSQQQPQGGLQGMQGMHPIQQMGHQAPGGGPQMQPQWRQSHQGQMMMPTGPRGPVAQNPGMQPVSSVMEDEILRDLL from the exons ATGGTGACCCATATGGACCCCACGTCTAAGTCTGGATTGAATCAGGTGTCAGATGTGGTATTTGTCATAGAGGGAACTGCAAATCTTGGTCCATATTTTGAATCACTCAGAAAGAATTACATACTACCAACTATAGA ATATTTTAATGGAGGACCACCTGCTGAAACAGATTTTGGAGGAGAT TATGGTGGTACCCAGTATGGATTGGTGGTCTTCAACACAGTGGATTGTGCTCCAGAGTCTTACGTCCAGTGTCACGCCCCAACCAGCTCCGCTTTCGAGTTTGTCTCCTGGATTGACAGCATTCA GTTCATGGGAGGTGGAGCAGAAAGCTGCAGTCTCATAGCCGAGGGTCTTTCTGTGGCCCTTCAGCTGTTTGATGACTTCAAAAAGATGAGGGAGCAAAT tgGTCAGACTCACAAGGTTTGTGTATTGCTGTGTAATTCTCCTCCATACTTACTACCAGCCGTGGAGAGCGTCAGCTACACAGGCTGCACTGCAGACAGCCTGGTCCAGATCATACGCGAT CGGGGGATCAATTTTTCTGTTATTGCCCCCCGGAAACTTCCAGCACTTCGATCTCTATTTGAGCGAGCGTCCTCTGTAGCAGGGCCTCCAGAATCCGCACATCCCGACTACAGCCAAGACCCCTTTCACATGGTGTTAGTAAGGGGCATTGCACTTCCAG TAGCTTCTGGAGGAGGAGGTTCTGGCGCAGTTTCCCTTAAACCTGTCTTGCCACCCCAGGCTCTGCCTGTGTCCCAATCTCCTCTGGGAACTGCAGCCCAGGGTCCTCCTCAAATAAGTTCAGCTCTTACATACCAG GCAAACCCCTCTCTAAACGCGGCCCATAGTGCAGCACAGATGGCACTAGAAGCAGCCAATCAGCAGCAGAAGATTCGAT TCCCACAATTGGCAAATCCTCCCTTCAGTCAATCCGCAGGTCTAAACCCTGGTAAACCCAGTCTATCCACAGTTACCACAGTGTCACCACCAGTGTTAACGCAGCAACAAGTTCCACCACAGCAGCCGCAGCAGCCACCACAAGTACAGCCCCCGGGCCCGCCTGCACCCAATCAGCAGCCACCTCAGGCCCCTCAACCACAGCCTACCAATCAGACGCCGCCACCATCTCAGCCTGGCATG ccTGCTGTACCAGCGCCTCAGCCGGGAGTGCAGCAGGGTGTTGCCAACAAAGTTGTGGCATGGAGTGGGGTTCTAGAGTGGCAAGAG AAGCCCAAGGCTTCATCCATGGACTCCAATACCAAACTGACACGCTCCCTGCCCTGCCAGGTTCAAGTCAGTCAAGGAGAGAATCT AAACACAGACCAGTGGCCACAGAAACTAATCATGCAGCTTATCCCTCAGCAGCTTTTG ACTACCCTAGGTCCTCTGTTCAGAAACTCACGTATGGTGCAGTTTCTTTTCACCAATAAAGATGTGGAGTCTTTGAAGGGGCTGTATCGCATTATGGCCAATGGATTT gctGGCTGTGTACACTTCCCTCACAGTGCACCGTGTGAGGTGCGCGTGCTGATGCTGCTATACTCATCTAGGAAGAGGATCTTCATGGGACTCATTCCTAATGACCAGAGCGGATTCGTCAATGGCATTCGACAGGTTATCACCAATCACAAACAAGTACAGCAGCACCGCTCG ATGAACAACGCAGCTCAGATGCAACCAGGGCAGGTCCCGCCCAATCAGAATTTCCTCAACAGACCGCCGGGTCCCATCCCCGTAACGCATGGCAACGTGCAACAGCAG CTGAGAGCAGTAGCCACAGGAAACCAGCAGCCACCGGTTGGTGGTGCCCCACCCAATCAAGTAACACAAGGTCAAGCCCAGGCTCCTGGTGGCATGCTCCGCCTCACAAACCCAGGAGCAAACCCTCAACTCCGGAGCCTCCTCCTTAGCCAACAGCAACCT CAGGGTGGGCTGCAGGGTATGCAGGGCATGCACCCTATCCAGCAGATGGGTCATCAAGCACCAGGAGGAGGCCCTCAGATGCAGCCCCAGTGGAGACAGTCTCACCAAG GTCAAATGATGATGCCTACAGGTCCACGAGGTCCAGTCGCACAGAATCCTGGGATGCAACCGGTGTCCAGTGTCATGGAGGATGAAATTCTTAGGGATCTTCTTTAA